In a genomic window of Paraburkholderia acidiphila:
- a CDS encoding alkaline phosphatase family protein: MENTTRWSRLGAVVGVGAMALAGMQSTAYAGDMKDVKHVLLISFDGLHEQDVARCIGSNACPNLALLAKSGVTYTNAHTPHLSDSFPGLTALVTGGSPKSAGLFYDVSYDRTLYAPLDSHCKGTRGWNVVFDETTGIDAENGGALVHLDGGGAFNPQAIPYAKVNGVCTPVYPHNYIKTNTVFEVIKQNIHGARTAWADKHAWGYDWVNGPSGKGVDDLARTEINSIDPKTGTYYLDTYTHTEVFDNIHVQALINEIDGLDSTGKTSAPVPTMFGTNFQTLSVAQKSPVADKGGYLDADFTPGPQVAAAITYLDNSLGRVVQELKQRNLYASTLIIVTAKHGQSPTDHSKLVKNGDTLTKLLEANNYLDPNGNFGQNNTKSGNLNDGTGLTGTGMVQTDDVGLIWLRDQSQRDAVVKTLQANLSCNAPGICADGPQAYILTGDRLADWFGNPSNGRTPDIIVQPNPGVIYTSSTAKDEEHGGNAPDDSHLGLVVSFPGIRHAGRTDDHFVFTTQVAPTILSALDVDPHLLHAVQLEGTHRLPGLGLDEK, translated from the coding sequence ATGGAGAATACGACCCGCTGGTCGCGCTTAGGCGCAGTCGTTGGCGTGGGCGCGATGGCGCTCGCAGGTATGCAATCAACGGCTTATGCAGGCGACATGAAGGACGTGAAGCACGTCCTGCTCATCAGTTTCGACGGTCTGCACGAACAGGACGTCGCGCGTTGCATCGGCAGCAATGCCTGCCCCAATCTCGCGCTGCTCGCGAAGTCGGGCGTGACCTACACGAACGCACACACGCCGCATCTGTCCGACTCGTTCCCCGGCCTCACGGCACTGGTGACGGGCGGCTCGCCGAAGAGCGCGGGCCTCTTCTATGACGTGTCATATGACCGTACGCTCTACGCCCCGCTCGACTCGCATTGCAAGGGCACGCGAGGCTGGAATGTCGTGTTCGACGAAACGACCGGCATCGACGCGGAAAACGGTGGCGCGCTGGTCCACCTCGACGGCGGCGGCGCGTTCAACCCGCAAGCCATTCCCTACGCGAAGGTCAACGGCGTTTGCACGCCCGTGTACCCGCACAACTACATCAAGACGAACACGGTCTTCGAAGTCATCAAGCAGAACATCCACGGCGCGCGTACCGCATGGGCGGACAAGCACGCGTGGGGCTATGACTGGGTGAACGGACCTTCTGGCAAGGGCGTGGACGATCTGGCGCGCACCGAGATCAATTCGATCGACCCGAAGACAGGTACCTATTATCTGGACACCTACACACATACGGAAGTGTTCGACAACATTCACGTGCAGGCGCTGATCAACGAAATCGACGGCCTCGATTCGACGGGCAAGACCAGCGCGCCGGTGCCCACGATGTTCGGCACGAACTTCCAGACGCTCAGCGTCGCGCAGAAGTCGCCTGTTGCAGACAAGGGCGGGTATCTCGACGCGGACTTCACGCCGGGCCCGCAGGTCGCCGCCGCGATCACGTATCTGGACAACTCGCTTGGCCGCGTCGTGCAGGAACTCAAGCAACGCAACCTCTATGCATCGACGCTCATTATCGTGACGGCCAAGCACGGCCAGTCGCCGACCGATCACTCGAAACTCGTGAAGAACGGCGACACGCTCACGAAGCTGCTCGAAGCTAACAACTACCTGGACCCGAACGGCAACTTCGGCCAGAACAATACGAAGTCGGGCAACCTGAACGACGGCACGGGCCTTACGGGCACTGGCATGGTGCAGACCGACGACGTGGGTCTGATCTGGCTGCGCGATCAAAGCCAGAGGGACGCCGTGGTGAAGACGCTGCAGGCCAACCTGAGCTGTAACGCGCCAGGCATCTGCGCGGACGGCCCGCAAGCGTACATTCTCACGGGCGACCGCCTGGCCGACTGGTTCGGCAATCCGTCGAACGGCCGCACGCCGGACATCATCGTGCAGCCGAATCCGGGCGTGATCTACACGTCGAGCACGGCGAAGGATGAGGAGCACGGCGGCAATGCGCCCGACGACAGCCATCTGGGCCTCGTCGTGTCGTTCCCCGGCATTCGTCACGCCGGCCGCACGGACGACCACTTTGTCTTCACGACCCAGGTGGCGCCGACCATCCTGAGCGCGCTCGACGTGGACCCGCATCTGCTGCATGCGGTTCAGCTCGAGGGCACGCACCGCCTGCCGGGGCTGGGGCTCGACGAGAAGTAA